A genomic stretch from Patescibacteria group bacterium includes:
- the rplW gene encoding 50S ribosomal protein L23, with protein MLLKPLVTEKATNLGVLNKYVFAVSSKANKIEIAKAVEEVYGIKPVKVNIIKGKGKTIRSGRIFGKRKDWKKAVVALPEGKTIKIYEGV; from the coding sequence ATTTTACTTAAACCGCTGGTTACGGAAAAAGCGACTAATTTGGGCGTTTTGAATAAATATGTTTTTGCGGTTTCTTCGAAGGCCAATAAAATAGAGATAGCCAAAGCGGTTGAAGAAGTTTATGGCATAAAACCGGTCAAAGTTAATATAATAAAAGGAAAGGGAAAAACTATACGCAGCGGCCGGATTTTTGGAAAGAGAAAGGATTGGAAAAAAGCGGTCGTGGCCCTGCCGGAGGGCAAAACAATAAAAATTTACGAAGGCGTGTAA
- the rplB gene encoding 50S ribosomal protein L2, translating to MGIKKVKPTTPGRRQATFDDFSDITKSKPEKNLIVIKKKKGGRNAQGKITIRHRGGGAKRYIRQIDFKRDKFDIPAKVASIEYDPNRGARIALLNYKDGEKRYMVAPIGLGVGEEILSSKKQIEIKRGNAMPVKYIPAGVAIYNLEMEPGRGGRIARGAGNSISVMGVEGKYAQIRMPSGEIRLVNKECLCTIGQVSNPDKRHIKLGSAGRKRHLGIRPTVRGKAMNPVDHPHGGGEGNQPIGLKHPKTPWGKPALGVKTRKNRYSDKFIIKRRGKGRR from the coding sequence ATGGGAATAAAGAAAGTAAAACCAACCACACCCGGAAGACGTCAAGCCACTTTTGATGATTTTTCTGATATTACCAAAAGTAAACCGGAAAAAAATTTAATAGTAATTAAAAAGAAAAAAGGCGGCCGCAACGCCCAAGGTAAAATTACCATAAGGCACAGGGGCGGCGGGGCCAAGAGGTATATCCGCCAGATTGACTTTAAAAGAGATAAGTTTGACATTCCGGCAAAAGTGGCTTCGATTGAATATGACCCTAACCGCGGGGCAAGAATCGCCCTCCTCAATTATAAGGACGGAGAAAAAAGATATATGGTCGCTCCTATTGGCTTGGGTGTCGGCGAGGAAATATTAAGTTCAAAAAAACAGATTGAAATAAAAAGAGGGAACGCGATGCCGGTTAAATATATTCCGGCCGGCGTGGCCATCTATAATCTGGAAATGGAGCCGGGCCGGGGCGGCAGGATCGCCCGCGGCGCGGGAAATTCAATCTCCGTCATGGGCGTGGAAGGGAAGTACGCGCAAATCAGGATGCCTTCGGGAGAAATCAGGCTGGTAAACAAAGAATGCCTTTGCACTATTGGGCAGGTTAGCAATCCGGATAAGCGGCATATTAAATTAGGTTCGGCCGGGCGAAAGCGGCATTTAGGCATAAGGCCGACTGTCCGCGGCAAAGCCATGAATCCGGTTGATCATCCTCATGGCGGCGGCGAAGGCAACCAGCCCATTGGCTTGAAGCATCCGAAAACCCCTTGGGGCAAGCCGGCTTTGGGAGTTAAAACCAGAAAAAACAGATATTCGGATAAGTT